One segment of Sporanaerobacter acetigenes DSM 13106 DNA contains the following:
- the hpt gene encoding hypoxanthine phosphoribosyltransferase, with amino-acid sequence MNKQRRILFSSEEIRKRNEELGTEISNDYKDGELVIISLLRGSFIFASDLVRNITIPVEIDFMTTSSYENREESTGKVKIVTDIRSDIEGKDVLIVDDIIDSGFTMKYVIDHIQDKKPKSIKTCVLLDKPSRRRVEVYPDYAGFSIPDVFIVGYGLNYGEYYRNIPYIFTFDE; translated from the coding sequence ATGAATAAGCAAAGAAGAATATTATTTAGTTCTGAAGAAATAAGGAAAAGGAATGAAGAACTGGGAACAGAAATTTCAAATGATTATAAAGATGGTGAGTTAGTAATTATATCCTTACTGAGGGGTAGTTTTATTTTTGCTTCTGACTTGGTTAGAAATATAACTATACCTGTAGAAATAGATTTTATGACTACATCAAGCTATGAAAATAGAGAAGAATCAACAGGCAAGGTAAAAATAGTTACGGATATAAGAAGTGATATTGAGGGAAAAGATGTACTTATAGTGGATGATATAATTGATTCAGGATTTACTATGAAATATGTGATTGATCATATTCAAGATAAAAAACCAAAATCAATAAAGACATGTGTATTGTTGGACAAACCTAGTAGAAGAAGAGTAGAAGTATACCCTGATTATGCTGGATTTTCGATACCAGATGTATTTATAGTTGGATATGGTCTTAACTATGGAGAATATTATAGAAATATTCCATATATTTTTACTTTTGATGAATAA
- a CDS encoding alpha/beta-type small acid-soluble spore protein, producing the protein MARNNKIVVPEAREALNQLKLEIASELGMPDYNSIDKGNLTSRENGYVGGYMVKKLVEDAQRQLTTK; encoded by the coding sequence ATGGCTAGAAACAATAAAATTGTTGTTCCAGAAGCAAGGGAAGCACTAAATCAGCTAAAACTTGAAATAGCAAGTGAACTAGGAATGCCTGATTATAATAGTATAGATAAAGGAAATTTAACTTCAAGAGAAAATGGATATGTTGGAGGCTATATGGTTAAAAAGCTTGTAGAAGATGCCCAAAGACAGTTAACAACAAAATAA
- the dapA gene encoding 4-hydroxy-tetrahydrodipicolinate synthase: protein MKLFKGSGVAIVTPFKDDEVDYEKLKELLEWHISEGTDAIIICGTTGESATMSDEEKKQAIKFTVDIVNKRIPIIAGTGSNNTKHSIELSKYAESVGADGLLAVTPYYNKTTQKGLIEHYTAIADSVNIPIIIYNVPSRTGLNILPRTLEKLSKHPNICGVKEASGNIAQVAEIARLCDDDFYIYSGNDDMVVPLLSLGGVGVISVVANILPKDTHDMVFAYLEGELEKSKKLQLKMKPLIDALFIETNPIPVKEAMNLLGMEVGNLRLPLTNMEDKNRNILIDEMKSYGLDVRG from the coding sequence ATGAAACTTTTTAAAGGATCAGGTGTTGCCATAGTTACACCTTTTAAAGACGATGAGGTTGACTACGAAAAATTGAAGGAGTTGCTTGAATGGCATATAAGTGAAGGAACAGATGCTATAATCATTTGTGGAACTACTGGAGAATCTGCTACCATGTCAGATGAAGAAAAAAAACAAGCAATTAAATTTACAGTAGATATAGTAAATAAAAGAATTCCCATTATAGCTGGAACTGGCAGTAACAATACAAAGCATTCTATAGAACTTTCAAAATATGCAGAAAGTGTTGGAGCAGACGGACTATTAGCAGTAACTCCATACTATAATAAAACTACTCAAAAAGGATTAATAGAACATTATACAGCTATAGCTGATAGTGTAAATATTCCTATTATTATCTACAATGTACCTAGTAGAACAGGACTAAACATATTACCTAGAACTTTAGAAAAACTATCTAAACATCCAAATATTTGTGGAGTAAAAGAAGCCAGTGGAAATATAGCTCAAGTTGCCGAAATTGCAAGATTATGTGATGATGACTTCTATATCTATTCAGGAAATGATGATATGGTAGTACCCCTCCTTTCTCTAGGTGGAGTAGGAGTCATATCAGTAGTTGCAAACATATTGCCAAAAGACACACATGATATGGTTTTTGCTTATCTTGAAGGTGAATTGGAAAAAAGCAAAAAATTACAACTAAAAATGAAACCACTTATAGATGCCCTTTTCATTGAAACCAATCCTATACCAGTAAAAGAAGCCATGAATTTATTAGGTATGGAAGTTGGAAATTTAAGACTTCCACTAACAAATATGGAAGATAAAAATCGCAATATCCTAATAGATGAAATGAAATCCTATGGGCTAGATGTAAGGGGGTAA
- a CDS encoding single-stranded DNA-binding protein → MVDKIIDTNMVTIVGKIVSEKEFSHEMYGEGFYSFSLEVPRLSESVDILPVTISERLIVNMDIRKGRYVLVEGQLRSYNRYIDNSNKLVLTVFARDIYMTEDDEELKELLKKPNEIYVDGYICKTPIYRTTPFGREITDLLVAVNRPYNKSDYIPCIAWGRNARFCQRLLIGDHVRLWGRIQSREYQKKLNNGEIISRVAYEVSISKLEYIKNDNNRDGKEDEE, encoded by the coding sequence ATGGTTGACAAAATCATAGATACAAATATGGTTACAATTGTTGGTAAAATAGTTTCGGAAAAGGAATTTAGCCACGAAATGTATGGGGAAGGCTTCTATTCCTTTAGTTTAGAAGTGCCAAGATTAAGTGAATCTGTTGATATTTTACCTGTAACTATTTCTGAAAGGCTTATCGTGAATATGGACATCAGAAAGGGGAGATATGTTCTGGTAGAAGGACAATTAAGGTCATATAATCGGTATATAGACAATTCAAACAAGCTTGTTTTAACTGTATTTGCCAGAGATATTTATATGACAGAAGATGATGAAGAATTGAAGGAATTGCTCAAAAAACCAAATGAAATCTATGTTGATGGCTATATATGTAAAACTCCAATATATAGGACAACACCTTTTGGAAGAGAAATTACAGATTTACTTGTAGCGGTTAATAGACCTTATAACAAATCTGATTATATTCCATGCATAGCTTGGGGAAGAAACGCAAGATTTTGTCAAAGATTATTAATTGGAGATCATGTAAGGCTTTGGGGGAGAATTCAGAGTAGGGAGTATCAGAAAAAGCTTAACAATGGAGAAATAATTTCAAGAGTTGCTTATGAAGTATCCATATCTAAATTGGAATACATAAAAAATGACAATAATAGAGATGGAAAAGAGGACGAAGAATAG
- a CDS encoding YncE family protein, with translation MEWKVIVANTGEDSIGIIDLQKKLKCEIVSIISLFKRENNLNIYLDSYQLGPYDLCVGSYRDKIYLTNAYDNSIFKIDINNKKIDDRLAVGRFPSCIRVYNELIFVSNSDSNSISIVDEKSFKLIENIPVGENPEDIEIDRLSKKIYVANNNGHSINIIDLKKDSVEKIKLDKNPVKIYLEDESMYMLSRFNNGILNNSNISVLDIKDFSIVKSINIKGTFNNMLKINNKDIVYITSLEDGYLHKIDIKDDKIVSKKYIGGMPNKMLWIGPNILFIVNIFQNHITIFDIVENKIIKNIEVGLEPNGLIIF, from the coding sequence ATGGAATGGAAAGTCATTGTGGCCAATACTGGAGAAGATTCTATTGGGATAATAGATTTGCAAAAAAAACTCAAATGTGAAATAGTTTCTATTATTTCATTATTTAAAAGAGAAAATAACTTAAATATCTATTTAGATAGTTATCAACTTGGACCTTATGACTTATGTGTAGGTAGCTATAGAGATAAAATCTATTTGACGAATGCATATGACAATTCGATTTTTAAGATTGATATTAATAACAAAAAAATTGATGACAGACTAGCAGTAGGTAGATTTCCTTCTTGTATAAGGGTTTATAATGAACTTATTTTTGTTTCTAATTCAGATTCAAATTCAATTTCTATAGTAGATGAAAAAAGTTTTAAACTTATTGAGAATATCCCGGTTGGAGAAAATCCAGAGGATATAGAGATAGATAGACTATCAAAAAAGATATATGTAGCTAATAACAATGGACATAGTATAAATATCATAGACTTAAAAAAAGATAGTGTAGAAAAAATTAAATTAGATAAAAATCCTGTAAAAATATATTTGGAAGATGAAAGCATGTATATGCTTTCACGATTTAACAATGGCATTTTAAACAATAGCAATATTTCCGTTTTGGACATAAAGGATTTTAGCATAGTAAAAAGTATAAATATAAAAGGAACATTTAACAATATGCTGAAAATTAACAATAAAGATATAGTATATATAACTAGTCTTGAAGATGGATATTTGCATAAAATAGATATCAAAGATGACAAAATTGTCAGCAAAAAATATATAGGAGGAATGCCAAATAAAATGCTTTGGATTGGTCCCAATATATTATTTATAGTCAATATATTTCAAAATCATATAACTATTTTTGATATTGTTGAAAATAAAATAATCAAAAATATAGAAGTAGGCTTAGAGCCAAATGGGCTAATCATATTCTAA
- a CDS encoding DUF4364 family protein: MFIENTEELAQNKLLLLYIIDKSEVPLTNGQITEFVLENNYMNYFLIQQFLGELVASKFIEYSRSDNKEIYTILKKGKITLDYFIDRIPEEIKKDIEKNFETKKEEVKRETQIIGDYFKKNENEYIVNLKLVENDTTLFSLYLNVVSSEQAKTICDNWKMNPDSVYQQILNTLFILEYD; the protein is encoded by the coding sequence ATGTTTATAGAAAATACTGAAGAACTTGCTCAGAATAAACTTCTTTTGCTCTATATCATAGATAAGTCTGAAGTTCCTCTTACAAATGGGCAAATAACTGAATTTGTTTTAGAAAATAATTATATGAATTATTTTCTAATTCAGCAATTTCTAGGTGAATTAGTGGCTTCCAAATTTATAGAATATTCAAGAAGTGATAATAAAGAAATATATACTATTTTAAAAAAAGGTAAAATCACTCTAGACTATTTCATAGATAGAATACCAGAAGAAATAAAAAAAGATATAGAGAAAAATTTTGAAACAAAAAAAGAAGAAGTAAAAAGAGAAACGCAAATAATTGGAGATTATTTCAAAAAAAATGAAAATGAGTATATAGTAAATTTAAAATTAGTAGAAAATGATACTACATTATTTAGCCTTTATTTAAATGTAGTATCTAGTGAACAAGCAAAAACAATATGTGACAATTGGAAAATGAATCCTGATAGTGTCTATCAACAAATTCTTAATACATTATTTATTTTAGAATATGATTAG
- the dapD gene encoding 2,3,4,5-tetrahydropyridine-2,6-dicarboxylate N-acetyltransferase, with the protein MNNEKNYLDDPYALAKYMKETKKTTPVKVYLKGNLSNIDFSTFKQFGDENFKILFGQWQDFKAILENHRDDILDYEIENDRRNSAFPLLDLKDIEARIEPGAIIRETAKIGYKAIIMMGAVINVGVEIGDYTMIDMNSIIGSRAKIGKSVHVGAGAVIAGVLEPPSKTPVIVEDEVLIGANAVVLEGVRIGKGSVIAAGSVVTKDVPPNSVVAGIPAKFIKEKDAKTSDKTAILKDIRE; encoded by the coding sequence ATGAACAATGAAAAAAACTATTTAGATGATCCTTATGCATTGGCAAAGTACATGAAAGAAACTAAAAAAACCACTCCTGTAAAAGTATATTTGAAAGGAAATCTTTCAAACATAGATTTCTCAACCTTTAAACAATTTGGAGATGAAAACTTTAAAATATTATTTGGCCAATGGCAAGATTTTAAAGCTATTTTAGAAAATCATAGAGACGATATATTAGACTATGAAATAGAAAATGATAGAAGAAATTCTGCTTTTCCACTACTTGATTTAAAAGATATTGAAGCTAGAATTGAACCTGGTGCCATAATAAGAGAAACTGCAAAAATAGGATATAAAGCAATTATAATGATGGGAGCCGTCATAAATGTAGGCGTTGAAATTGGAGACTATACTATGATAGATATGAACTCTATAATTGGCTCTAGGGCTAAAATTGGTAAAAGCGTTCACGTCGGTGCTGGCGCTGTAATAGCTGGAGTTTTAGAGCCACCTAGCAAAACACCAGTAATTGTGGAAGATGAAGTACTTATTGGAGCTAATGCAGTAGTTCTAGAAGGCGTAAGAATAGGAAAGGGATCTGTAATAGCAGCTGGGTCTGTAGTAACAAAGGATGTTCCCCCAAATAGTGTAGTTGCTGGTATACCGGCAAAATTCATTAAAGAAAAAGATGCAAAGACTTCTGATAAAACTGCTATTTTAAAAGATATTAGAGAATAA
- a CDS encoding polysaccharide deacetylase family protein: MKESKNITLRILIVILILFISIIYTSYSNNISIVEVFSDKKELPIYSVETPGKKIAISFDAAWGDEYTREILEILDKYEVKTTFFLVGFWVDKYPELVKEISERGHDVGNHSTNHPYMSKLSEEQILKELNTTGDKIKDITGKKPILFRPPYGDYNDRLIRICMENGYYVIQWDVDSLDWKELGTQPVVDRVTRNVNNGSIVLFHNNAKYVTEYLPIVLEKLQSEGYEIVPISELIYREDFYMDNTGRQFHKNGGND; the protein is encoded by the coding sequence ATGAAAGAAAGCAAGAATATCACTTTAAGGATTTTAATTGTAATTTTGATATTATTTATATCTATTATTTATACTAGTTATAGTAATAATATTAGTATAGTAGAAGTTTTTTCTGATAAGAAAGAATTGCCGATATATTCAGTAGAAACACCTGGGAAAAAGATTGCCATAAGTTTTGATGCAGCTTGGGGTGATGAATATACAAGAGAAATACTAGAAATACTAGATAAATATGAAGTAAAGACTACTTTTTTTCTAGTTGGATTTTGGGTAGATAAGTATCCAGAATTAGTAAAAGAAATATCTGAAAGAGGCCATGATGTAGGAAACCATTCTACAAATCATCCATATATGAGCAAATTGTCAGAAGAACAAATACTCAAAGAATTGAATACAACAGGAGATAAAATAAAAGATATAACTGGGAAAAAACCTATACTTTTTCGTCCGCCTTATGGTGACTATAATGACAGGCTTATAAGAATATGTATGGAAAATGGATATTATGTCATTCAGTGGGATGTGGATTCACTGGATTGGAAAGAGCTGGGCACTCAACCAGTAGTTGATAGAGTAACAAGAAATGTAAATAATGGTTCCATAGTTTTATTTCACAACAATGCGAAGTACGTAACAGAATATTTGCCAATAGTATTAGAAAAGCTTCAAAGTGAAGGGTATGAAATAGTTCCTATTTCAGAGCTTATATATAGAGAAGACTTTTACATGGATAATACGGGACGACAATTTCATAAAAATGGGGGAAACGACTAA
- a CDS encoding bifunctional folylpolyglutamate synthase/dihydrofolate synthase, which produces MNYNEALDFINEAEGLGSRLGLETIKKLMNLLGDPQKDLKCIHIAGTNGKGSTTSYISTMLKEAGYKVGVFTSPYLERFNERIQINGVDIPNDVFARITEKVKEKTEEMIRRGHSHPTVFELITAIMFMYFKEEKVDLAVLEVGLGGRIDSTNVIDNSLVSVITTIDYDHMAVLGDTLYKIGSEKAGIIKENGIVVSYPQNEEALKALLEKAEEKNANFIICPMSNIKIHELNDRGAVYDFQYDSHKFDKLVINLVGKHQVYNSVLALTTILELRDKGIINISNEEIRNGLMKTRWNGRLEVISREPIFLIDGAHNKQGIEALISSLKLFNYDRLILGVGILKDKDVSHMVEILSPLADEIIATEVDSPRKMEANELAEMIKKYNKNVRVEKDIRAAVEKSIELANKNDLIVFAGSIYMIGDVRKIVLS; this is translated from the coding sequence ATGAACTATAATGAAGCATTAGATTTTATAAATGAAGCAGAAGGTTTGGGCTCTAGACTTGGACTAGAAACTATAAAAAAATTGATGAATTTGTTAGGAGATCCACAAAAGGATTTGAAATGCATTCATATCGCTGGTACTAATGGAAAAGGTTCAACTACATCTTATATTTCTACAATGCTTAAGGAAGCAGGATATAAAGTTGGAGTATTTACATCTCCATATTTAGAAAGGTTTAATGAAAGAATTCAAATAAATGGAGTAGATATACCAAATGATGTTTTTGCTAGAATCACTGAAAAAGTCAAGGAAAAAACTGAAGAAATGATAAGAAGAGGACATTCTCATCCTACAGTTTTTGAACTCATAACTGCTATTATGTTTATGTATTTTAAAGAAGAAAAAGTGGACCTTGCAGTATTGGAAGTAGGTCTTGGCGGTAGAATAGATTCTACCAATGTTATAGATAATTCACTGGTTTCTGTTATAACAACTATTGACTATGATCATATGGCTGTATTGGGAGATACTTTATACAAAATTGGAAGTGAAAAAGCTGGAATCATAAAGGAAAATGGAATAGTTGTATCCTATCCTCAAAATGAAGAAGCGTTAAAAGCTCTTTTAGAAAAGGCAGAAGAAAAAAATGCAAATTTCATAATATGTCCTATGTCAAATATAAAAATACATGAATTAAATGATAGAGGAGCAGTATATGATTTTCAATATGATAGTCATAAATTTGATAAATTAGTGATAAACCTTGTAGGAAAACATCAAGTATACAATTCAGTTCTTGCTTTGACTACTATTCTCGAGCTTAGGGATAAAGGTATTATAAATATAAGTAATGAAGAAATAAGGAATGGACTTATGAAGACTAGATGGAATGGGAGACTTGAAGTTATAAGTAGGGAGCCTATATTTTTAATTGATGGAGCTCACAATAAGCAAGGAATTGAAGCCTTAATTTCGTCTCTTAAATTGTTTAATTATGATAGGTTGATTTTAGGAGTAGGGATACTTAAAGATAAAGATGTAAGTCATATGGTAGAAATTTTATCTCCTTTAGCTGATGAAATAATAGCTACAGAAGTTGATAGTCCCAGAAAGATGGAAGCTAATGAATTGGCTGAAATGATAAAAAAATATAACAAGAATGTTAGGGTAGAAAAAGATATTAGAGCTGCAGTAGAGAAGTCTATAGAATTAGCTAATAAAAATGATTTGATTGTATTTGCGGGTTCAATTTATATGATAGGTGATGTTAGAAAAATTGTTTTAAGTTAA
- a CDS encoding Mur ligase family protein — protein MQDEKMSFIGIVGNSTKNMAFYMIKEIFIKAGFSSIYSNDNDSIIILKSKRDKQIGLINIMPKDLKSILNLNLNFNIVVYTNVGQEERIDDDILKFFSSLKNVVVLNIDESNCINLLKGNDKALVMTYGLNNKATITASSLDIGNSIAFNYCLQRELLTVFHDKIEPLEFPVKLNLIGKENIYNSLAAISVALCFGVDINTIRKTLIEIKGLERNMEKIYDNKFMIIDNKCINPIDYNLTFETVQHLKYKSIILLNGMGIDFGNDNLQKIIDIILNWSSILGIKNISFYIDKKAELIEEDIRKMFSNTNFSYNVFFSLRDSIGYCLEILNDDDLLLIMGNDILNGTKDILLKELNQYG, from the coding sequence ATGCAAGATGAAAAGATGAGTTTTATTGGCATAGTAGGGAACTCAACAAAAAACATGGCTTTTTATATGATAAAAGAAATTTTTATAAAGGCTGGTTTTTCATCTATATATTCTAATGACAATGATAGTATAATAATACTAAAATCTAAGAGAGATAAGCAAATCGGATTAATAAATATAATGCCAAAAGACCTAAAAAGCATTTTAAATTTGAATCTTAATTTTAATATTGTAGTATATACAAATGTTGGTCAAGAAGAAAGAATAGATGATGATATTTTGAAATTTTTTAGTTCTTTAAAAAATGTGGTTGTTTTAAATATAGATGAATCTAACTGTATAAATTTACTTAAGGGAAATGACAAGGCTTTAGTTATGACTTATGGACTAAATAATAAAGCAACTATAACAGCTTCTAGCTTAGATATAGGAAATTCAATTGCATTTAACTATTGTTTGCAAAGAGAGTTGTTAACGGTTTTTCACGATAAAATAGAACCGTTAGAGTTTCCTGTAAAACTAAACCTTATTGGGAAAGAAAATATTTATAATTCATTAGCAGCTATATCTGTGGCATTGTGCTTTGGAGTAGATATAAATACAATCAGAAAGACATTGATAGAAATAAAAGGACTAGAAAGGAATATGGAGAAAATTTATGATAATAAGTTTATGATTATTGACAATAAATGCATAAATCCTATAGACTATAATCTAACTTTTGAAACTGTTCAACATTTAAAATATAAAAGCATAATACTCTTGAATGGAATGGGAATTGATTTTGGAAATGATAATTTACAAAAAATCATAGATATTATTTTAAATTGGTCATCTATATTAGGTATTAAAAACATATCATTTTATATTGATAAAAAAGCTGAATTAATTGAGGAAGATATAAGAAAAATGTTTTCAAACACTAATTTTTCCTATAATGTATTTTTTTCTTTAAGGGATTCTATAGGATATTGCTTAGAAATTTTGAATGATGATGATCTATTGTTGATTATGGGAAATGATATATTAAATGGCACTAAAGATATTTTATTAAAAGAACTTAATCAATATGGATAA
- the dapB gene encoding 4-hydroxy-tetrahydrodipicolinate reductase, which translates to MINVLINGFYGKMGQVLANEVKQDNDMNLIAGVDKNAISTHSDSKVYNYISDCNDAIDVIIDFSHPDSLSDLLKYATEKNIALVIGTTGLTSNDMDKIKMAAEKIPIFYSANMSLGINVLVSILKNITPVLEDTFDMEIVEKHHNKKIDAPSGTAYMLAEAINSTLEDKKDYVFDRHVKKEARDKNEIGIHSIRGGTIVGEHTVIFAGCDEVIEIKHSASSKKIFAQGAIKAAKFIYNKESGFYNMEDLMKM; encoded by the coding sequence ATGATTAATGTTCTCATAAACGGTTTTTACGGAAAAATGGGGCAAGTACTAGCTAACGAAGTAAAGCAGGATAATGATATGAATTTGATAGCAGGAGTCGATAAAAATGCTATAAGTACTCACAGTGACTCTAAAGTATATAATTATATATCGGACTGCAATGATGCAATAGACGTAATAATTGATTTTTCACATCCTGATTCGCTTTCTGATTTGCTTAAATATGCAACAGAAAAAAACATTGCCCTAGTTATAGGCACAACCGGCTTAACTAGTAATGATATGGATAAAATAAAAATGGCAGCAGAGAAAATACCTATTTTTTATTCTGCAAATATGTCATTAGGTATAAATGTATTGGTATCTATACTTAAAAACATTACCCCAGTTCTTGAAGATACTTTTGATATGGAAATTGTAGAAAAACACCATAACAAAAAAATAGATGCTCCTAGCGGTACTGCTTATATGTTAGCTGAAGCTATAAATAGCACATTAGAAGATAAAAAAGATTATGTATTTGATAGACATGTGAAAAAAGAGGCTCGAGATAAAAATGAAATAGGTATTCATTCTATACGAGGGGGAACCATTGTAGGAGAACATACAGTTATATTCGCTGGATGTGATGAAGTAATCGAAATAAAGCATAGTGCCTCTTCTAAAAAAATATTTGCTCAAGGTGCTATTAAAGCAGCAAAATTTATATATAATAAAGAAAGTGGATTTTACAATATGGAAGATCTTATGAAGATGTAA
- a CDS encoding type II CAAX endopeptidase family protein, translated as MEKKYMNPSIFETNIFYLIIGVSLLLLGSLVQSKEIYSGLIITEYLIILVPTITYLKARGYSLKKVLKLNRISAKEVALIFLIVIFSYPVGVFLNYLMILLLSNFTELKPTPIPIPQNTGEYLLGLLVISLSPGICEEVLFRGMVMSSYDKLGKKKAIIISAILFGMFHFNLQNLVGPIFLGIIFGLIVYKTNSLFSTMIAHGVNNAIATTIAYLAMSNMNNLSIESQDIGISIGSFATVLTVIIGFVIAMISGTIAYTLYKSLPNNNHEEDISFEEYAPRVVHYLPLFAVLVIFIIYNYIFLFVY; from the coding sequence ATGGAAAAAAAGTATATGAATCCAAGTATTTTTGAAACAAACATTTTTTATCTGATTATTGGAGTTTCTCTTTTACTTTTAGGGAGTTTAGTTCAATCCAAGGAAATATATTCAGGTCTTATTATTACTGAATATTTAATCATTCTTGTTCCAACAATTACATATTTAAAAGCTAGGGGATATAGTCTCAAAAAAGTACTGAAATTAAATAGAATTTCAGCTAAAGAAGTAGCGTTGATATTTTTAATTGTCATATTTTCTTATCCTGTTGGAGTATTTTTGAATTATTTAATGATCCTTCTTTTGAGCAATTTTACAGAATTAAAACCAACTCCTATCCCTATACCCCAAAATACGGGAGAATACCTTTTAGGCCTTTTAGTTATTTCTTTGTCCCCGGGCATATGTGAGGAAGTACTTTTTAGAGGCATGGTTATGTCTTCATATGACAAATTGGGAAAGAAAAAGGCAATTATTATATCGGCAATTTTATTTGGAATGTTTCATTTTAATCTTCAAAATTTAGTAGGGCCTATATTTTTGGGAATAATTTTTGGGCTTATAGTATATAAAACTAATTCTTTATTCTCTACAATGATTGCCCACGGAGTAAATAATGCTATTGCTACAACTATTGCCTATTTAGCCATGAGCAATATGAATAATTTATCTATTGAAAGTCAAGATATAGGAATTTCTATAGGAAGTTTTGCTACAGTTTTAACTGTAATCATTGGATTTGTAATAGCTATGATTTCAGGTACTATAGCTTATACTTTGTACAAATCTTTACCTAATAATAATCATGAAGAAGATATTAGTTTTGAGGAATACGCTCCAAGAGTAGTACACTATTTGCCACTGTTTGCTGTTTTGGTCATATTTATAATTTATAATTATATATTTTTGTTTGTATACTAG
- a CDS encoding aspartate-semialdehyde dehydrogenase — translation MNKVNIGIVGATGMVGRTFLKVMEERNFPVDNLYLFASEKSKGQKLIFNGNEHEVEELNEKSFNRPLDILLFSAGGEISKKYAPMAKNKGIVVVDNSSAWRMDSNVPLVVPEVNPEDINWNEGIISNPNCSTIQCVVPLKPLHETFKIKRIIFSTYQAVSGSGVGGLTDLENGLESLEPQKYPHPIAFNCLPHIDEFTDNGYTKEEIKMIEETKKILHDEKLKITSTTVRVPVRYGHCVSANIEFEKQFEMDEIYNTLKSSKGIIVLDDGKNNIYPMPIKVEGKDEVYVGRIRRDFSIDNGINMWIVADNIRKGAATNTVQIAELLIKNK, via the coding sequence TTGAATAAAGTTAATATTGGCATAGTTGGAGCTACAGGTATGGTAGGTAGGACATTTCTCAAAGTAATGGAAGAAAGAAATTTTCCTGTAGACAATCTGTATCTTTTTGCATCTGAAAAATCTAAAGGCCAAAAATTGATATTTAATGGTAATGAACATGAAGTTGAAGAATTAAATGAAAAATCTTTTAATAGACCATTAGATATACTACTTTTTTCTGCAGGAGGTGAAATAAGCAAAAAATATGCTCCTATGGCTAAAAATAAAGGTATTGTTGTAGTTGACAATAGTAGCGCTTGGAGAATGGATTCAAATGTACCTTTAGTTGTTCCAGAAGTCAATCCAGAAGATATAAATTGGAACGAAGGTATAATCTCTAATCCTAACTGTTCTACAATCCAATGTGTAGTACCGCTAAAACCACTTCATGAAACTTTTAAAATAAAGCGAATAATATTTTCAACCTATCAAGCAGTTTCCGGTTCAGGAGTAGGAGGTCTAACGGATTTAGAAAACGGATTAGAATCTTTAGAACCTCAAAAATATCCACATCCTATAGCTTTTAACTGTCTACCTCATATAGATGAATTTACAGACAATGGGTATACAAAAGAAGAAATAAAGATGATTGAAGAAACTAAAAAGATACTTCATGATGAGAAACTCAAAATTACTTCTACTACTGTCAGAGTACCTGTTAGATATGGTCACTGTGTATCTGCAAATATTGAATTTGAAAAACAATTTGAAATGGATGAAATATATAATACATTAAAATCAAGTAAGGGAATCATAGTATTAGATGATGGAAAAAATAATATTTATCCAATGCCTATAAAAGTGGAAGGAAAAGACGAAGTATATGTTGGAAGAATAAGAAGAGATTTTAGTATAGATAATGGAATCAACATGTGGATAGTAGCTGACAACATTAGAAAAGGGGCTGCAACTAATACTGTCCAAATTGCAGAGCTTTTGATTAAAAATAAATAA